Genomic window (Cardiocondyla obscurior isolate alpha-2009 linkage group LG06, Cobs3.1, whole genome shotgun sequence):
GAATACTTCTCTTTATGTTCCTAGGTCGAGGTCGCTCACACTTGAAACTTACTACCGACACTACATGATTTGCTGTACCTTGTACCTTCATGTCGTCAGGAAATTATTGACCAATTACTCTTCTCTTCTTACAAACAAACATGCGATTAACGACAATCATAAATCggaacatttttaataaaatattcaattcaTATAACTTTCCAGAATTAAATCTGCatttagcgataaaaaaaattcatactATTAACGTTATCTCACATTCTCGtgatactattaaaaaaaaattatcctatCGATCATGATGCTGCTCGcaagaagagaaataaatctAAACACACGTTGgcgataaaaatgattaaccATCAAATCCGTAATTTGGGCGCTTGAAAGGACGTATCTCTCGCTTTTTCTAAGATTAGTCAAGTCTACGTTTCTCGCGACGATATGTGCACGAATTGTCTTAAAAAACAAGGTGTCTCGGTAGTTTCGATACGTTCCTGGATCACCGGACGATCTACGCGGGCGGTAATACTCAAAGATGAAAAAGAGGGGATCGATTCTGCACCTCGTGGAGGTGGCAATATAAGGCCTGACCAGTAGCGGGCCTTAGCCAGTCCGTGAACGGTACCTAGGCCCGTGTCCCTGAAAGCGTTACTCGTCCTCGCCTGACCTGTGAGCCGTTACACGAAGAAGATCGCCGTTAGGCGTCTCGCGGCTAAAGCCTAGCTTGTTCCCTTCGTCAAAATTAGAGCCCTTCTTTCtaactttctctcttttttttcgcaatcCTATCATCCCGATCGGTAATTCTTTCGTCCCTTATCTGGGTAGTGTTTCGTCAGTTGAATGGGAGTGATtgagggataaaaaaaattaggtgGTAACAGCTCTTGGCAAGGAAACGGAGACGGAAAGAGGAAGCTGCGTTCTCCATTGAGGGTTAGAACGAGCATGAGGTCTTCTTTGGTGCTGCTCCTGGTAGCAGCTTTTACCTTTGCCGGTgagtaacaatttttttcggtCTCGCTCCGCGTTAATCAACATGTGCgactattatatttttttcgatcAGTATGCGAGTTTGTTATgcattattaaacattatacgtatatcgcgtaaaaaaaaatgatttatgtgatttataaaatttgaaccAAATTTTGTTCTCTAAATAAATGATTGATTACTTTTTGTTTACTTTACTTCTTcgaatttgtttttaaatatttattacgaggttttattaaaaattgcgatCTGATTTTGCTGAAAATAATCCGTGATACCGTGGACGTTGTGATTAAGAGACCAAATGCCTCTGACAAGGAGTAACTGTAGTTGCATTTCGCTGAATAAGATTAGTGTCGCGTTTCATCGAGCGATGTCATGAACGCTCGACGATAAAGTGATTACACAAAAGACACTACTGCGTCTCATGATACCTaacaattctaattaattacgaagaTTAATATACGAGACGTAATTAAATAGAGCGTAATAAGAAATATCTCGAGTATTGCATAGGTGGACACGTGAAATCGTATAAAGCCATTCAAGATGGCGAAAGTGCTACTGCAATCTGGCGCTTGACATTTTCTTCGTCTATTCTTGTATTTTCCATTCCGAGATTCTAAAGCTggttttcgtttttttaaaaaatttttttttctttttttatttctttttacattggAAACGAGTAACGCTCGTAGCGACAggaagaataatttaatatactcgAGCCGATCATCGGGACGACAAGTTGCATAAGAGATTAGAGCGTGAAAGCTTCTCGATCCGGTCAGTCCCGGATGAGTGACGTCACTACCGTGCCCCAAGCCTTTGAAAATAATGCGAGTGGGGGCACAACTTTCCCTGTTTGACGCTCTGCTACAAAGTGGTCTTGCGAGCCCGGAGGTCCAACGGGATCGAGCGTACCGACACGCTATGTTCACccatttttaaaaacgtttaaaaattgatattaaaaaatatcaatttaattaattaattaattaattaacgagaatatttttaagctCGCGAAAGTCGCCAGATAAGACTCGTTCTGttactttactttttctttttacattaaaatagaatGGAGGAAGCGAATTCGTTAACAACGAgacgtataatttataatgaaataaaaataattaactgtaattagcttgtaattaataacggaTAAGATCTATCGTCGCAAAACGATGTCGTTTACTTTCAGAGGATTCGAGCGCTATTCGAGTCAAACGGCAGgaggagaagaaggaagagagTTTCGAAAGTGAGATTTGCAAAGACAAAGATGCGGGCGAGTGGTTCAGATTGGTCGCGGGCGAGGGTGACAATTGCCGCGACGTTATACAGTGCACGAGTTCCGGCTTGCAGGCGATAAGATGCCCGGCCGGCTTGTACTTCGATATCGACAAGCAGACTTGCGACTGGAAGGATTCGgttaataattgcaaattgaaGAACAAAGAGCGGAAGGCCAAGCCCCTGCTTTATACCGAGGAACCACTCTGCCAAGACGGCTATCTCGCGTGTGGTGATGGATCTTGTATCGAAAGAGGTCTTTTCTGTAACGGAGAGAAAGACTGCACCGACGGTTCCGATGAGAATATTTGCGGTAAGTCAACGTTATGTaaaacggaattttttttaatatatatcgaGTGGCAGTCTTCGCATAATTTCCTaacgcgcgagaaaattaaaCTTGATTTCGACTTGGACATTTTAGATATGGATAATGATCCTAATAGAGCTCCACCATGCGATCCCTCTGTGTGTACTTTGCCCGACTGTTTCTGCTCGGAGGACGGCACGACGATACCTGGCGATCTCCCGGGCAAAGACGTACCCCAAATGGTCACCATCACTTTCGACGACGccataaataataacaacatcgGTCTCTACAAAGAAATCTTTAACGGCAAGCGCAAGAATCCAAACGGCTGTGATATCAAGGCGACTTTCTTCGTGTCGCACAAGTACACGAATTATTCCGCGGTCCAGGAGATGCACAGAAAAGGCCACGAAATCGCCGTCCACTCGATCTCGTAAGTATCGACTCCCTTTAATAAcgtcgctatttttttttctcatttacatgccatttagaaaaatttgcCCCAACTCGATACTCTACGCAAAGTTACCACGACGAAAGCTGTTCTCGTGCGCAAGGTTCCCAGAGAAGAGCAGGTTCACGAGTACTCCTGTTCCTACGATGCGTCATGTCATGTCATGTCATGTCGTTCATGACCATAGtcataattgttaaaaaatagaaCACGGTCACTACGTGATGTTTACATGACAACTTTGGGGCAAGGCACAACGATGACGAGCGCTTCTGGTCGGACGCGACTGTCGACGACTGGGCCAAGGAGATGGCCGGCATGAGGATCATCGCGGAGAAGTTCGCGAATCTGACAGACAACAGCGTCGTCGGCGTAAGGGCGCCGTATTTGCGGGTAGGCGGAAATAATCAATTCACCATGATGGAGGAGCAGGCCTTCCTATACGATTCTACCATTACCGCCGCCTTGAACAACCCTCCGTTATGGCCGTACACCATGTACTTTAGGATGCCGCATCGCTGTCACGGAAATCTTCAGCATTGCCCCACCAGGCAAGTATCGACTTCGAAATGCAAATGCAAAATAGCTCTCGCgtatttaacgaaaaattgTTTCGATTCTAATCAAACCGATCGTCGCGCAGATCGCACGCCGTGTGGGAAATGGTAATGAACGAGCTGGATCGCCGCGAGGATCCGCAGAACGACGAATACCTGCCCGGTTGCGCCATGGTCGACTCGTGCAGTAACATTTTGACCGGCGATCAATTCTACAATTTCCTCAATCACAACTTCGACCGGCATTACGAACAGAATCGCGCGCCCCTCGGCCTCTACTTCCACGCTGCCTGGCTAAAGAACAATCCCGAGTTTCTCGACGCTTTTCTCTATTGGATCGACGAGATCCTGCAGAGCCACAACGACGTCTTTTTCGTGACGATGACTCAGGTGATCCAGTGGATCCAGAATCCGCGCACTATCACGGAATCGAAGAATTTCGAGCCCTGGCGAGAGAAGTGCACGGTGGAGGGACCACCGGCGTGCTGGGTACCGCACACGTGCAAACTTACGTCGAAGGAGGTACCGGGCGAGACTATCAACCTTCAGACCTGCGTGCGCTGTCCCAACAACTACCCTTGGGTGAACGATCCGACCGGTGACGGTTTCTTCTAAACTACTGAGcgcattctattttttttttcttttgtctaaGTCAAATTCCTCCTGTTCTTTTCTCCTCGATTCTGCCgatcatttttttcttgtatttcAACCCGACGGTTAAAACACGTCACGGATATTCGCGGTTTAACTACGACGCAGCCGTGAATTGTCAACGAGTCAGCTAAGCATCGCCGAGATTCTCGAGACGGCGATTAACAGGCGACTAAATACACAGAAGAAACGAGGAGAAGAATCGTCGTTATTCCGTCAGACTCCGGTGACCATTTCTTAGTTGCCAATACTTTTCGTTGTTTTTATCATTGAGAACGTATCTGTGATGATTAGTTCTGTTCAGTTGGAATAATACGGAGTCTGATGGATTAAAGACGAATGGAGTAAAATGAAGCTCCGTTTGCTTCGCATTTACAGATACCCCTATCAACAATAACGTTTAACTTCCCCTTTGTCTTCAGATTATACTTGAAATTCGCATTCTAAGCTATATAAAACGAAGAtcgctgcaattttttttttccttgcgcGCGTCTTATTATCAGCTagtgattaaaataaagttcgTCATGCGCCAGTAATCTGTGATAGATTCTCGAGAACAACGTTTTCGAAATCTTCAAGGTGTCTATGTTGACCGATCGCTGacgatgataatgatgatgaGAGCCGCGCGCGCATATCATTCTAAACCGGCAGAAGCAAAAGCAAAATGTTGCCACCCGAACCCGAGATGGAGAAATCGCGGATCTTTCGACGGCGGCGATCCGCGAGTGGGATTCCATATGTAACATAACCGTATCTCCTTTCGCTCTATCACATTTCCGATTCCTCGATGAAAGCCAGGACCGATATCGATCTATCGCCGCGCTTTCTTCTCGTCGTACTTCCTTTTTCGCtccgagaaataattttcaaagacCGCCGAATCAATCGTTTCCCGATTCGAAGTATGCCCTTATTTTTAAGGGTTtgtcgatatatatatatatatatgaaatttttaaatattgcgtATGTGTATATTTGTAAAACTAAGTGATACTACCATTGTAGCATTCTcgaacattaaaataaaagactctGAGAAATCacacatgaaaaaaaaacaaaaaaaacaaaacaaaaaaaatctgttttattaTTCCTTTCCCTATTAATTTGTTCGTTGCACGTACGTTATCTACGTTACGATCATtcgatatataattaaaaagtggaGTATACCAAGCCTCGCAAACTTGACCGTCATTTCAAAAGCGATAAAGAGAGAATGTATTtctaagatatatatattaaaaaaaaaaaaaaaaaagcgaaagcATTGGTGTAAACGATAATTCATTCGTTCATTCATTTTCTCATTACTTCATCATTAGAGCCGCGTTCCTGCAAGGTTTCAAAGCGCGCCCGTTCTGAGTTAATAGGAGTTAATGTACTTCATTAAAGTCTGATGATACCAACGCGTTGCGAGAAAGACATTCACGTATCGAAGGAAAATCTCGCTGAtaaatcgcgaattaaaaaatataaaaaaaaattttcttttaaagacgAGTTTTTATCTTACAATTAGTTAATTTGCACCGAGCGGggttgttaaaaatttttatggataatataaacgagaaaaataaaatgcgagcACGTATACGCACAGTTGCAAGATCATATTACAATTTACGCTCCACGCCGGAGGAGCTTGTTCCGGTCTTGTAATTGCTCTGAAAATCTTACTCGCGTGTCTCGACTGTCGCGGCCTTGATCTGAATTCGATTCGTCGCCGCGGGTATCGATGACGCGATAAATTAACGACGACCCGATCCTCCCATGATTACAGAGAAACGCGATAATCCAAAGAAAGCGCTCCAAATCTCGAGAGTAAAACACTCCAGATTATTTAAGAGTCAagttactaaaaaaattatcgcgagctgctaattatcattttaattttacgtattattGAATTCTTAAAGAATCACAGCGCGTGTTACTTGCATATCTTTgttatttaaacaataattgaTAAGCGCCTGCTAATTAGCAAAGAATCGAAGTAGATGAGaatttcaagtatttttcTCGTCGGTAATTAAAGGCGCGGCGAATAATTGGAAATTCGCGAACGGggatgtataattatttataacaagaTTGCGCACGAACTTCTACCGGTAAAACTGGAATTGAATCGCGAAAAAGTAAGCAACGTGGAATATGTCGCGTCGGATCTGTTTATTGTTACTCTCCATCTACGGatcggagaaaaagaaacgcgcgaatgagagaaaaataatgataactTGGTAAAATACCAACCGACCCGCCGACGGTAGCATTCCGATGAAATCTCTTTTTCGTCGTTTACAACGGCTTCGTTTCGAGACGCGCTTTATCAACGTCAAATGAAATTTTCACCGCTAATAGGATTCGTGGTCCCGCTAACAATAGATTCTTAAATCGAttaatcgtaaataaaataattgtacacAAAATCTATCGCGTATCGCGCTATCGGCTATACGGAAAAACAACTGCAATATGCGTCGAACGTTTCAACACACTTTTGCAGAAAAGCACGttgtcggaaaaaaaaataatgcgacGACCGTAAAACGTGGCCGCATTATTCTTCTTCGTTATTCAAATGCCTACCCGCGTAATCGGCGGACTTTTACTCGCGGTAATGTCTTTGTTagataatttttcagcgtCACGCAAAGTGCACCCACGATCAAATTCCATTTGTTCGTGGAAAGCATGCTAATGGATTTCGCAACGACAAAGAGGGCATCCTTAAAAGTAGCATATCTCGTAACATTCTTAACTTCTCTGTGCCGAGTTCTGAGCTCAGAAACCGACGCGATCGTTCTCGGATAATTTTTACGCGGAGGAACGGCTGCATTTATGAGTAAtaactgtaataaataatcaatacTCTTTCAGAGGAGAACGTTATAATAATCTCGATTaagtacatattattaatcaattcTTTAGGCTAAACTTTCCATCGTAATTGCAGCCGAAAAGCTTTTGTCTCtccttaaattaataatcatctCGCTAATTGCTCCGCACGCGATGCAGTTTGACGGATTAATTCACGAGGGTGATTTAACGAGCGAGTCGAGGATCTTTGCATACAAGACGAATTTTCTCCCGTTCTTCAACGGAATGCAATGTTTCTCAGTTCTCGTACGGAATACTCGTAAACGGCACTAAACGGCAGCCTGAATGCTGAAAAAAATCTCGCATAAGCGAAAGTAGAGAAAGCTGTGTATCTCGCGGAGCAAGGCCGTTGCTGTATAAAGACGAAACACGCCTAACGGCGCCATCCAGATGCCACTATCAAGTACGCGGCTTCCAGATGCGCCACCGGGTATTAATCATGTTCGCGCACCGCATCGATTATCTTCGGCGGATACGATAAAACTTTCATGGTCTCGAGTGAGGACCATCATTAAATCCAAAGTTTATCGCGCTGGTCATTATTAACGATATCGTCGCTTCGGTATATCTGCGTATTATTACGTAAACGCTTTATTATGTTCTGCGTtccttattttaattttttttttttctttgcgcgaCGTTACATGATATTTAATTGCATGTTATAATCTAATActaatacatattaaaataaattttacttatgtCACACGCTCGGAATGCCGGTGAAACTTTCCTGTGAATAATTTTCACCATTTTCAAGTTCAGAATTAAGTtctagattaaaaaaaattacgactgGGGGTAAGCGCGTCCGGAAATGTAACCGTGCAATTACGAAGTTCTgcaagtacaaaaaaaaagtcgcggtGGTTgcattattaacattaatacgTCTCGGCGAGGCGAACGAAGATAAGGGATGCAATTTCGGAGGCTGGAAGTAACgcgcgttatctcgcgcgcTTCCGGTGTTAACGGTGAAACGGGGGAGGGGGATCTACGTTAAAACAAAGCAGGCTTGGCCGTTAAACCGCTTGCGAGTGCAAGAATCCCGATaatggaatatttaataactcgTGCCGGCCGGGCCGGAGGCTGGCACGGCCGTTGGCGCGCCTCGATACGCCGAGCCGAACGAAGAAACTGGCGTGGCTTGGTGAAATTGACTCCTACTAGGTCAGTGGGTGACGGAAGACGAGTGACGCGGCCAGCCATTTGTCTATCCGTTTGCTGCGACTCGTTTTTAGCCGGGTGTATGCAGATATACCGTCGCGTCCGCCTATCTCCGCGCTGTTAATTGAAATTCTCCTCGCGCGACGAGATCGGAAGAGAGGCCGCGGAGAATTTTCTCGCAATGGTCAATTTCACCGGGCGATGATATCGCGACGAGCGACGCAAAAATCAAGGCCGCTTTATGAAAACAACAGATACTCCCATGTCTCGAGATACGAGCCTCGTCTCGTAAGCCCGATTATAATTACAACGTGTAAAATTAAGATAcgtaattacgttattattgtattaatataatattaattttcgataaaattatgtaaacgGTTATTTAATCGATTGcgacatataaataaaacgtaacgctcttaaaagatttttaaaccactgtgtaaaaaaaatttaacgattacGCAACTTATGAAAGATGAGGCGTTAGATGGCACCTTCTgctatataaaattgaaacggCAGAAAGCTCTAGTACGATAGCAATGtaataagaacaaaaaaagtctttccttcgagccggattcgAACCAGCGACCTATGGATTTCTtctgaatataaattttaaacttctACAGTCCACCGCTCTACCAACTGAGCTATCGAAGGATTATGGTGAAGACTACTTAAACAAATCTGATCTTTTCAGGCATCGCCTTTGAAGCTACtacgatatattaaataaaataataatacaccacattttatatctttaaattaaaataataaatatctataacTGAAGAtcgaacaaagaaaaataaaattaacaatccAGGAAGAAGACgtaaacgcaaaaaaaaaaatatattgaattatcctagtaatataataaaagtaaataatccaattaaaataaaatttcgctaAAGAGATCTTCATTTAAAGCGAGACTTTTAGCGTTTGTAACAAAGCGGCAAAAGAAtttccttcgagccggattcgAACCAGCGGCCTATGGATGTcttttcgtataattaattaactaactACAGTCCACCGCTCTACCAACTGAGCTATCGAAGGTTGTTGCTAAATGTCATTTAATCgccgttataattaaaaaaaaggaaagaaaaaaaaaaatctggccACGATAGCCCCGAATGTTAACACGCGTGGATCCGTGTAGAAATCCGTGATAAGAGCAGCGATTTGCGAAGCAGCGGCGTAAATTAACGACAATGTTGCCGCAGAGTGATAATATCTTCTTGCTCGGCACGGCGTGTTCCGGTACGTTGTCGCGATATTAATGTAACTGCTGTCCACGTAAGACAGGTAGAGAGCGTAATAATAAACCGTGTCCTGCTACTGGCGTTACACGAGCGTTCCGCATGGACGAGCGaaattctctttctccttccgaTCGAATCGCGGGGCCGCCGATCATTCGAGCTAAATAACGGGGGATACGTCTCGGCGAAGCCGTCGTTTCCGTAACGAGAAACAAATTGCCAGGTGAAACCATCGTAACGTGTGACTAATTCAACGCGACGGAAAATCCCGCGGTAAAGACCCGCCCGTCCTCGACGAGAGAAAATCTAATCTCGATGGAAAGCGATTATGCAGATTTCGTGGCTAGGCGAGGCGACTGAAGCGTTTTCACCCACGGGTGAGAACCTGCTGCTCGAAAACACCGAACAAGTCTACAGACGCTGACCTCATTAAATCCATTTGCTTCGAATTTGTTTCCTACGTTTAATTACGTCTTCGTTACGTTCGCTCGACTCAATTAACGTGCCTACTAATTTCTTCGTTGTCCCGATAAAATCCGAAATAAAAGATGAAGCGCTTTTCTCGGCTCGCAGGCAGCTTCGCCTCGAGTCAGTAGCTCGAAATCTTTAAGTAAACTGCATATCGCACTTGCCACACCTCGCGTTATCCGCGCGCATTCCATTCGCTTTCTTCCCAGAAAGTGACGTACGACGCGAGTTGTTTTTCGAAAAACAAACTGGACTGTTATCGAGATGACGAAAATCGGAATAGGAAACGCAGCTTTCAGCAAGTTTTTCGGCTGGACGCGAAGCTCTTTTTCAAACGGACAAGGACGAGGCCGGGAAGATCGATCGAGCGATCGCTAGTGTCACGGCGAAGTGCATTACACGACCTCGAGATACCGTCTCGCCGGTGTCACGAAGAGCGCAAAATTCTCGCGATTGATCGGGCGTCGTCGTCCTTGTTAATCGGCCTGCCTCGCGgccgtttcttttattttcgtgaGTTTTAACGGCGATTCAGACGCGATAACGGAAGAATTTTCGTAGTGAAAGGCATAAAAGCGTGTCGATTGCGACCCGAGGTTTATGCGACTGCCGCGGTTCGTTCACGAAGGCTCACGATGAATATCTGCTTAACGTCGCCATATCAAGAGATGgtgaaaaagataattaattaaattcttttcagTTTTAATTGACCTGTTCGTACTTCGAGTTGTTcgcgtattaatttctttccttcttttttttttttttatttatttgcatttacattAGTGGAGAAATTTATCGACATTGCATTCGTAGATGGCCACCAGATATTACAGACGTTATGTAAATGTATCGAAATGTATGAAAGGATATTTTTGTCGACTCGCGGATGAAAACGAAATTGGATTCAAGAGTGGCAGAAGAGAATCTCGGCATCTTCCACTGTCACTTTCAACTTTCAACTCTCTGTAATTATTGCGTCCTCTTCATTCGACGagttcttctctcttttcaactttttttttctcttttttttttaatgtcattgAATGCTTATTGAAGGTGTAACGAGATACCTACGTTTATTACAACATCTCATTATTCGCGAGGGGAACTTATGAGAGAGCTACTCGGCAGAAGACAACGCATAATCACCCGGATTGAATGAAGCACAGAAGCGTTAACGATTTTTTTCCAATCACGAACGTACGTTCGCATTATCCGATGAATTGCagatgaaataaattacgattgCCACGGATCGTTTTCTCGACTAAAGAGCTAAATATATGTTAAGTATTGCAGTTATAAATGCAACTTAAAAAGACAATGGGACATTAGTTTGTTAACGAAGCCGTccttaattcattaaaaaaattccaacaAAGGTATTTGACGCCAAAAATATAAACGGCAGATAAgattagtataaaaaaaaattgcatttgtcGACAAATTTATCGATACGTCGGTCAATCGATCAATTGAAACGTTTGAGAAGCGTTACTGAAAATGA
Coding sequences:
- the Serp gene encoding chitin deacetylase 1 is translated as MRSSLVLLLVAAFTFAEDSSAIRVKRQEEKKEESFESEICKDKDAGEWFRLVAGEGDNCRDVIQCTSSGLQAIRCPAGLYFDIDKQTCDWKDSVNNCKLKNKERKAKPLLYTEEPLCQDGYLACGDGSCIERGLFCNGEKDCTDGSDENICDMDNDPNRAPPCDPSVCTLPDCFCSEDGTTIPGDLPGKDVPQMVTITFDDAINNNNIGLYKEIFNGKRKNPNGCDIKATFFVSHKYTNYSAVQEMHRKGHEIAVHSISHNDDERFWSDATVDDWAKEMAGMRIIAEKFANLTDNSVVGVRAPYLRVGGNNQFTMMEEQAFLYDSTITAALNNPPLWPYTMYFRMPHRCHGNLQHCPTRSHAVWEMVMNELDRREDPQNDEYLPGCAMVDSCSNILTGDQFYNFLNHNFDRHYEQNRAPLGLYFHAAWLKNNPEFLDAFLYWIDEILQSHNDVFFVTMTQVIQWIQNPRTITESKNFEPWREKCTVEGPPACWVPHTCKLTSKEVPGETINLQTCVRCPNNYPWVNDPTGDGFF